The Klebsiella sp. RIT-PI-d genome includes a region encoding these proteins:
- a CDS encoding MFS transporter: MVKPTERRVGYGIAIGYGVTDLFGGGAFAIIGTWLLFFYTTYCGLSILEAGSIFAIARVIDAVLSPIMGYITDNFGNTWLGKKFGRRRFFLLISSPLMFLYALLWVTDMGYWYYLGTYLSIELLSAMVLVPWETLAAEMTNRYNERSRLSGVRMICSQLGGFLAVSVPGLIMQFTGKDNSFTYTLTGLIFSVIFCLAVFSTWWCTWEAKDVQEENHFQPQLNRSSGLLNHLKYLILDLLSSFRIRAFRLHIIIYIFSFTAMDVFGSVFTYYVVYCLSQDASAVSGWLSIAAFASIPGTFGFMQLLNRFNVTPSGALRLAYGCIFLVLAFLFTVYLTAISVPALLLSGVFILLGAARAGLYYIPWNIYSFIPDIDEMVTQQRREGIFAGVMVLTRKSTVALAILIIGLVLQEAGFVKGNGIQPQSALHAIIGLMIFATAALLSVSFYATYRFKLTRETHKLLIKEIARRKLGGDYRDCDDETRQVIKQLTGYDYDQVWGGEASRRFSEKTPISVVE, translated from the coding sequence ATGGTTAAACCAACGGAAAGAAGAGTTGGTTATGGCATAGCGATTGGCTATGGCGTAACGGATTTATTTGGCGGAGGCGCTTTCGCCATTATTGGAACATGGCTTCTGTTTTTCTATACAACCTATTGTGGATTATCGATTCTGGAAGCCGGATCGATATTTGCGATTGCCCGGGTTATTGACGCCGTTCTCAGCCCGATCATGGGGTACATTACCGATAACTTTGGCAATACCTGGCTGGGTAAGAAATTTGGTCGCCGTCGGTTCTTCTTATTAATTAGCAGCCCGCTTATGTTCTTATATGCTTTATTGTGGGTTACCGATATGGGTTACTGGTATTATCTGGGAACTTATCTCTCTATTGAACTGCTTTCAGCCATGGTTCTTGTTCCCTGGGAAACGCTGGCGGCGGAAATGACCAATCGCTATAACGAACGTAGCCGCCTCTCTGGTGTACGCATGATCTGCTCCCAATTAGGTGGTTTTCTGGCGGTCTCCGTACCGGGCCTGATTATGCAGTTCACCGGCAAAGACAACTCGTTCACGTACACCCTGACCGGCCTGATCTTTTCCGTTATATTCTGTCTGGCAGTGTTTTCAACGTGGTGGTGTACCTGGGAAGCCAAAGACGTTCAGGAGGAAAATCATTTCCAGCCGCAGTTGAATCGCAGTAGTGGCTTACTAAATCATCTGAAATATCTGATACTGGATCTGCTGTCCTCGTTTCGCATTCGTGCTTTTCGTCTCCACATTATCATTTATATATTTTCATTTACCGCGATGGATGTTTTCGGCTCAGTATTTACCTACTACGTTGTTTACTGCCTGAGCCAGGATGCTTCTGCCGTATCTGGCTGGCTAAGTATTGCTGCTTTCGCTTCAATACCCGGTACTTTCGGTTTTATGCAATTACTTAATCGATTTAATGTCACTCCATCAGGTGCATTACGGCTCGCCTATGGCTGCATTTTTCTGGTGCTCGCCTTCTTATTTACCGTCTATCTTACTGCCATTAGCGTGCCTGCCCTGCTGCTCTCCGGCGTATTTATCTTACTGGGTGCCGCCAGAGCCGGGCTTTATTATATTCCGTGGAATATTTACAGCTTTATTCCTGATATCGACGAAATGGTCACCCAACAGCGACGGGAAGGTATTTTTGCCGGCGTCATGGTATTGACGCGCAAAAGTACGGTGGCGCTGGCCATTCTTATTATCGGCCTTGTATTGCAGGAAGCCGGTTTTGTAAAAGGCAATGGTATCCAGCCGCAAAGCGCTCTACATGCCATTATTGGACTGATGATTTTCGCTACCGCAGCGCTGTTGTCGGTCAGTTTTTACGCCACCTATCGCTTTAAACTGACCCGTGAAACACACAAGTTACTGATCAAAGAGATCGCCCGCCGCAAACTGGGCGGCGACTATCGTGACTGCGACGACGAAACCCGGCAGGTGATTAAACAGCTCACTGGCTACGACTATGACCAGGTATGGGGTGGAGAAGCCAGTCGTCGTTTTAGCGAGAAAACGCCGATCTCAGTGGTCGAATAA
- the cysQ gene encoding 3'(2'),5'-bisphosphate nucleotidase CysQ, whose translation MLQQICELARNAGDAIMQIYDGAQPIEVTSKSDDSPVTTADIAAHKVIVEGLKTLTPDIPVLSEEDPPAWEVRQHWQRFWLVDPLDGTKEFIKRNGEFTVNIALIEQGRPVLGVVYAPVPNVMYSAAEGKAWKEECGVRNQIQVRDARPPLVVISRSHSTDAELQEYLQQLGEHQTTSVGSSLKFCLVAEGQAQLYPRFGPTNAWDTAAGHAVAVAAGAHVHDWQGKTLDYTPRESFLNPGFRVSLY comes from the coding sequence ATGCTACAACAAATATGTGAGCTTGCCCGGAACGCGGGTGATGCCATTATGCAGATTTATGATGGCGCGCAGCCGATAGAAGTCACCAGTAAGTCGGATGACTCGCCGGTTACAACGGCGGATATTGCAGCGCATAAAGTCATTGTTGAAGGGCTGAAAACGCTGACGCCTGACATCCCGGTATTGTCGGAAGAAGATCCGCCAGCCTGGGAAGTGCGTCAGCACTGGCAGCGTTTTTGGCTGGTCGATCCGCTGGACGGAACTAAGGAATTTATCAAACGTAACGGTGAGTTTACCGTCAATATTGCGCTGATCGAGCAGGGCAGGCCGGTACTGGGCGTGGTGTATGCCCCGGTGCCAAATGTTATGTATAGCGCCGCTGAAGGCAAAGCGTGGAAAGAAGAGTGCGGCGTGCGCAATCAGATTCAGGTTCGCGATGCGCGACCGCCGCTGGTGGTCATTAGCCGCTCACATTCAACGGATGCGGAATTGCAGGAATATCTCCAGCAGCTGGGTGAGCATCAGACCACCTCCGTTGGCTCCTCGCTGAAGTTCTGCCTGGTGGCGGAAGGACAGGCGCAGCTTTACCCGCGCTTCGGGCCAACGAATGCCTGGGACACTGCCGCAGGCCACGCCGTTGCCGTTGCTGCCGGGGCGCACGTTCACGACTGGCAGGGAAAAACCCTTGATTACACGCCGCGTGAATCCTTCCTTAATCCTGGCTTTCGCGTCTCTCTTTACTGA
- a CDS encoding hemolysin family protein, whose amino-acid sequence MLNSILVILCLIAVSAFFSLSEISLAASRKIKLKLLADDGNINAQRILKMQENPGTFFTVVQIGLNAVAILGGIVGDAAFSPAFYDMLIRFVSPELAEQLSFIISFTLVTSLFILFADLTPKRIGMISPEAVALRIINPMRFCLFVFMPLVWFFNGMANNIFRLFKLPMVRKDDITSDDIYAVVEAGALAGVLRKQEHELIENVFELESRTVPSSMTSRENVVWFDLHEDEESLKKKVSEHPHSKFLVCKEDIDHIIGYVDSKDLLNRVLANQSLALSSGLQLRNTLIVPDTLTLSEALESFKTAGEDFAVIMNEYALVVGIITLNDVMTTLMGDLIGQGMEEQIVARDENSWLIDGGTPIEDVMRALDIDDFPQSGNYETIGGFMMYMLRKIPKRTDSVKFSGYKFEVVDIDNYRIDQLLVTRIDSKPTVLTPKLPDAEERSDI is encoded by the coding sequence ATGTTAAACAGTATTTTAGTAATACTTTGCCTGATAGCCGTGAGTGCATTTTTCTCGTTGTCTGAGATCTCGCTTGCCGCCTCACGAAAGATAAAACTCAAACTCCTTGCCGATGATGGCAATATTAACGCTCAACGCATTTTGAAGATGCAGGAGAACCCAGGAACCTTCTTTACCGTCGTACAGATTGGCCTTAACGCCGTCGCCATTCTTGGCGGTATTGTCGGCGATGCTGCGTTTTCTCCGGCATTTTATGACATGTTAATTCGCTTTGTTTCACCAGAACTGGCGGAACAGCTGAGCTTCATCATCTCCTTTACTCTCGTTACCAGCCTGTTCATTCTGTTTGCTGACCTGACTCCGAAACGCATCGGTATGATTTCGCCTGAAGCCGTGGCTTTACGTATCATCAACCCGATGCGCTTCTGTCTGTTTGTCTTCATGCCGCTGGTATGGTTTTTTAACGGTATGGCAAACAACATTTTTCGGCTGTTTAAGCTGCCAATGGTGCGCAAAGACGATATCACCTCAGATGATATCTATGCAGTAGTGGAAGCAGGTGCGCTGGCAGGGGTATTACGTAAGCAGGAACATGAGCTGATTGAGAACGTATTTGAACTGGAGTCCCGTACCGTTCCCTCTTCCATGACCTCGCGTGAAAACGTAGTGTGGTTCGATCTGCATGAAGATGAAGAGAGCCTGAAGAAGAAAGTCTCCGAGCACCCGCACTCTAAGTTTCTGGTGTGTAAGGAAGATATTGACCATATCATTGGTTATGTTGACTCAAAAGATCTGCTGAATCGCGTGCTGGCTAACCAAAGCCTGGCCCTGAGCAGCGGCCTGCAACTGCGTAATACGCTGATTGTACCGGATACACTGACCCTCTCCGAAGCGCTGGAGAGCTTCAAAACTGCCGGCGAAGACTTCGCGGTCATTATGAACGAATATGCTCTGGTCGTTGGTATCATCACCCTGAATGATGTCATGACTACCCTGATGGGCGATCTGATCGGCCAGGGAATGGAAGAGCAGATTGTGGCACGTGATGAAAATTCATGGCTTATTGACGGCGGAACGCCGATTGAAGATGTAATGCGTGCCCTGGATATCGACGATTTTCCGCAGTCCGGCAACTATGAAACTATTGGCGGTTTTATGATGTACATGCTGCGTAAGATCCCCAAACGTACTGACTCGGTTAAATTCTCGGGCTATAAGTTTGAGGTAGTGGATATCGATAATTACCGTATCGATCAGCTGCTGGTGACCCGTATTGACAGTAAACCCACAGTGCTTACGCCGAAACTGCCGGATGCAGAAGAAAGAAGCGACATCTGA
- a CDS encoding YtfJ family protein, whose product MTLRTLMASVCLILPMMASAENFKDNQRVPPVGIADRGELILSNDKFSYKNWNSAQLTGKVRLLQHIAGRTSAKEKNANLVEAIKTANFPHDNYQTTTIINTDDAIPGSAMFVRSSIESNKKLYPWSQFIIDSNGAARKAWQLEEKGSAVVVLDKEGRVRWAKDGALSQQEVQQVVNLIRQLLAK is encoded by the coding sequence ATGACACTACGAACCTTGATGGCATCCGTATGCCTGATACTGCCGATGATGGCCTCTGCTGAAAACTTTAAAGACAACCAGCGCGTGCCCCCTGTCGGCATCGCCGATCGCGGCGAGCTTATTCTGAGTAATGACAAATTTAGCTATAAAAACTGGAATAGCGCTCAGCTCACCGGAAAAGTGCGGCTGTTGCAACATATTGCGGGCCGTACCTCGGCTAAAGAGAAGAATGCCAACCTCGTCGAAGCAATCAAAACGGCAAATTTCCCTCACGATAATTACCAGACCACCACAATCATCAATACCGATGACGCGATACCCGGCTCGGCGATGTTTGTGCGCAGCAGTATAGAGAGCAATAAAAAGCTCTACCCGTGGTCACAGTTTATTATCGACAGCAACGGCGCGGCACGTAAGGCCTGGCAACTGGAAGAGAAAGGATCGGCAGTGGTGGTGCTGGATAAAGAAGGACGCGTGCGCTGGGCAAAAGACGGCGCGCTCTCCCAGCAGGAAGTGCAGCAGGTCGTAAACCTGATTCGTCAGCTTCTGGCAAAATAA
- a CDS encoding Gfo/Idh/MocA family protein, with protein MRSINAAIIGCGAIHLNHAEALRQIPGTRLHAIVDTNIAKGHALAAAYGCDFYHDYREMLQDKNIQVVHICTPHYLHKTMIVAALEAGKAVFSEKPVGMNSLEVAEIAAAAACATSLLGVCYQNRYNPTSKAIQDIIASNALGKMLCIKAVLTWSRSGSYYTHSPWRGRFATEGGSLLINQAIHTLDLMQWFAGGVDSVKGVVESSLLAGTIDTEDSAMATFSLRNGARGLFWATNNHTTDSPLMLDIHCENGELQLRDSILWQICDGEKKALATDNSPVGQGKNYWGAGHQKAIEQFYQAIQYKPGSEYIDIEQAAKSLSIVEAIYRSSQLRQWIDILN; from the coding sequence TAAATGCGGCAATTATTGGTTGTGGCGCGATTCATCTCAACCATGCAGAAGCGCTGAGACAGATACCGGGCACGCGTTTGCACGCTATTGTAGACACCAATATCGCAAAAGGACATGCTCTGGCGGCGGCGTACGGATGTGACTTTTATCACGACTACCGGGAGATGTTGCAGGATAAAAACATTCAAGTCGTGCATATTTGCACCCCGCATTATCTGCATAAGACGATGATCGTTGCGGCGCTGGAGGCTGGCAAGGCAGTTTTTAGCGAGAAGCCCGTGGGAATGAATAGCCTGGAGGTGGCCGAGATTGCCGCCGCCGCAGCTTGCGCAACATCTCTGCTGGGCGTGTGTTACCAGAATCGCTATAACCCGACCAGCAAGGCGATCCAGGACATCATCGCCTCAAACGCACTGGGGAAAATGCTCTGTATAAAAGCGGTTCTCACCTGGTCGCGCTCAGGCAGTTATTACACCCATAGCCCGTGGCGCGGGCGTTTTGCCACCGAGGGTGGGAGCCTGTTGATCAATCAGGCTATTCATACTCTGGATCTGATGCAGTGGTTCGCCGGGGGAGTCGATAGCGTAAAAGGCGTCGTTGAGAGCAGTCTTCTGGCTGGCACAATTGATACCGAAGATAGCGCGATGGCAACATTTTCTCTACGCAACGGCGCACGCGGCCTGTTCTGGGCGACGAATAATCACACTACAGACTCGCCGCTAATGCTGGATATACATTGTGAAAATGGCGAGTTACAACTCAGGGATAGCATCCTGTGGCAGATTTGTGACGGTGAAAAAAAAGCCCTCGCGACGGATAACTCTCCAGTGGGTCAGGGCAAAAATTACTGGGGGGCGGGTCACCAAAAGGCTATAGAGCAATTTTATCAGGCGATTCAATATAAGCCTGGCAGCGAATATATTGATATTGAACAGGCTGCAAAATCACTTTCAATCGTGGAGGCAATATATCGTTCATCACAATTAAGACAATGGATTGACATTCTGAATTAA
- a CDS encoding winged helix-turn-helix transcriptional regulator: protein MANLTLSEQLRAGNLFAEQCPSRDVLKHVTSRWGVLILVALRDGTHRFSELRRKMGGVSEKMLAQSLQALEMDGFVNRVSRPVVPPHVEYSLTPRGEQVSEKVAALADWIELNLPDVLATRDARVA from the coding sequence ATGGCAAATTTAACGCTCAGCGAACAGCTACGGGCTGGCAATCTGTTTGCAGAACAGTGCCCCTCCCGCGACGTGCTTAAACATGTCACCAGCCGCTGGGGAGTATTAATTCTGGTTGCGCTGCGCGATGGAACGCATCGGTTCAGCGAGCTGCGGCGTAAAATGGGTGGCGTGAGTGAGAAAATGCTGGCCCAGTCGCTGCAGGCGCTGGAGATGGATGGTTTTGTGAATCGGGTTTCCCGGCCGGTAGTACCGCCGCATGTGGAATACAGCCTGACGCCACGTGGCGAGCAGGTTAGTGAAAAAGTGGCAGCACTGGCCGACTGGATCGAACTAAATCTGCCGGATGTGCTGGCAACGCGTGATGCCCGGGTCGCGTAA
- a CDS encoding bifunctional 2',3'-cyclic-nucleotide 2'-phosphodiesterase/3'-nucleotidase, which yields MIKFSVTLLATLIAASVNAATVDLRIMETTDLHSNMMDFDYYKDAPTEKFGLVRTATLINAARTEATNSVLVDNGDIIQGSPLADYAAAKKLKTHPVYKALNTLDYTVGNLGNHEFNYGLEYLQNALKGAKFPYVNANVIDVKTHKPLFTPYLIKEIQVKDQQGNAHPLRIGYIGVVPPQIMTWDSKNLSGKVTVNDITETVRQYVPQMRKEGADVVVVIAHSGLSADPYRAMAENSVYYLSQVPGVDAILFGHAHAVFPSKEFAGIKGADIQKGTLNGVPAVMPGMWGDHLGVVDLVLNNDGGKWQVSQAKAEARPIYDAAAKKSLAAEDAKLVDILKADHDATRAFVSEPIGKSADNMYSYLSLVQDDPTVQVVNNAQKAYVEHYIENDPDLGMLPVLSAAAPFKAGGRKNDPASYVEVEKGQLTFRNAADLYLYPNTLVVVKASGKEVKEWLECSAAQFNQIDPHSTKPQALINWDGFRTYNFDVIDGVNYQIDVTQPARYDGECQSIHPQAERIKNLTFNGKPVDPSATFLVATNNYRAYGGKFAGTGEDHIAFAAPDENRTALIMWIAAESKRAGEIHPAADNNWRLAPIDSDTALDIRFETSPSEKAAAFIKDKAQYPMHQVATDDIGFAIYQLDLRK from the coding sequence ATGATTAAGTTTAGTGTAACGCTGCTTGCGACGTTGATTGCAGCCAGTGTAAATGCCGCAACGGTGGATCTTCGCATCATGGAAACCACTGATTTACATAGCAACATGATGGATTTTGATTATTACAAGGATGCGCCAACGGAAAAATTCGGACTGGTCCGTACGGCTACTCTGATTAATGCCGCCCGCACCGAAGCGACCAATAGCGTGCTGGTGGATAACGGCGATATCATTCAGGGCAGCCCGCTGGCCGATTATGCCGCCGCGAAAAAGCTAAAAACCCACCCGGTCTATAAGGCGCTGAATACGCTGGATTACACCGTAGGTAACCTCGGAAATCATGAGTTTAATTACGGGCTTGAGTATCTGCAAAATGCGCTGAAAGGTGCAAAATTCCCTTATGTAAATGCCAACGTCATTGACGTGAAAACCCATAAACCCCTGTTTACGCCTTATCTGATTAAAGAGATACAGGTAAAAGATCAGCAGGGAAATGCGCATCCGCTGCGCATTGGTTATATCGGCGTAGTGCCACCGCAGATCATGACCTGGGACAGCAAAAATCTTTCCGGCAAAGTGACGGTTAATGACATCACCGAAACCGTGCGTCAGTACGTTCCACAGATGCGTAAAGAAGGTGCGGATGTGGTGGTGGTGATTGCTCACTCCGGTTTATCAGCCGATCCTTATCGGGCGATGGCAGAAAACTCAGTTTACTATCTCAGCCAGGTGCCTGGTGTAGATGCCATTCTCTTTGGTCACGCCCACGCGGTTTTCCCGTCAAAAGAGTTTGCCGGTATTAAAGGCGCAGATATACAAAAAGGCACGCTCAACGGTGTACCGGCAGTTATGCCCGGCATGTGGGGCGATCATCTTGGCGTTGTGGATTTAGTTTTAAACAACGACGGCGGAAAATGGCAGGTCAGCCAGGCAAAAGCGGAAGCCCGCCCGATTTACGATGCCGCAGCGAAAAAATCGCTGGCGGCAGAAGATGCAAAACTGGTGGACATTTTAAAAGCCGATCACGATGCCACCCGCGCGTTTGTGAGCGAGCCGATTGGCAAGTCTGCCGATAACATGTACAGCTATTTGTCGCTGGTCCAGGACGATCCTACCGTCCAGGTCGTTAACAACGCGCAAAAAGCTTACGTGGAACACTACATTGAAAACGATCCGGACCTCGGAATGTTGCCGGTACTTTCTGCCGCTGCACCGTTTAAGGCAGGCGGACGTAAGAACGATCCGGCGAGTTATGTTGAAGTCGAGAAAGGCCAGCTGACTTTCCGTAATGCCGCGGATTTATATCTTTATCCCAATACGCTGGTGGTGGTTAAAGCCAGCGGTAAAGAGGTTAAAGAGTGGCTTGAGTGTTCAGCCGCCCAGTTTAATCAAATCGATCCGCACAGCACAAAACCGCAGGCGCTGATTAACTGGGACGGTTTTCGCACCTACAATTTTGACGTCATTGATGGTGTCAATTACCAGATTGATGTGACGCAGCCCGCGCGCTATGACGGTGAATGTCAGAGTATTCATCCGCAGGCCGAACGGATTAAAAATCTGACGTTTAACGGTAAGCCTGTCGATCCCAGTGCAACCTTCCTGGTCGCCACCAATAATTACCGGGCATACGGCGGCAAATTTGCCGGGACCGGTGAAGATCATATCGCTTTCGCTGCCCCGGATGAGAACCGCACGGCGCTGATTATGTGGATTGCAGCAGAATCAAAACGGGCCGGAGAAATTCATCCGGCGGCGGACAATAACTGGCGTCTGGCTCCGATTGACAGTGATACCGCGCTGGATATCCGCTTTGAAACGTCACCTTCTGAAAAGGCCGCGGCGTTTATTAAGGATAAAGCGCAGTACCCGATGCATCAGGTGGCGACCGACGATATTGGCTTTGCTATTTATCAGCTGGACCTGCGTAAATAG
- a CDS encoding DUF1107 domain-containing protein has product MKIFQRYNPRQVAKYVKILFRGRLYIKDVGAFEFDKGKILIPKVKDKQHLSVMSEVNRQVLHLQTEMA; this is encoded by the coding sequence ATGAAAATTTTCCAGCGTTACAACCCTCGCCAGGTAGCGAAATACGTGAAGATCCTGTTCCGTGGACGGTTGTACATCAAGGACGTAGGCGCTTTTGAATTTGATAAGGGAAAAATCCTTATCCCTAAAGTGAAGGACAAGCAGCATTTATCTGTGATGTCTGAAGTCAATCGTCAGGTGTTGCATCTGCAAACTGAGATGGCTTAA
- a CDS encoding SDR family oxidoreductase: protein MIAITGATGHLGQLVINDLLKTVPASQLVAIVRDPAKADALKQQGIVIRQADYADEAALTLALKDVEKLLLISSSEVGQRAIQHQNAINAAVAAGVQFIAYTSLLHADTSPLGLHTEHVITEKALAASGIPYTLLRNGWYSENYLASAPAALEHGVFIGAAGDGKIAAATRADYAAAAARVIREDGHAGNVYELAGDDAWTLNEFAAQLSVQSGKRVVYQNLSEADFAGALKDVGLPAGLADMLADSDTGASKGGLFDDSHTLSKLIGRPTTSLAESINTIL from the coding sequence ATGATTGCAATTACCGGTGCTACTGGTCATCTTGGCCAGCTCGTTATTAATGACCTGTTAAAAACCGTGCCTGCCAGTCAGCTGGTGGCGATTGTGCGTGATCCCGCTAAAGCCGATGCGCTAAAACAACAGGGTATTGTTATCCGCCAGGCGGATTATGCCGATGAAGCGGCGTTAACGCTCGCGCTGAAAGATGTTGAAAAGCTGCTGCTTATCTCGTCCAGCGAGGTCGGACAGCGCGCTATTCAGCATCAGAACGCGATTAACGCTGCCGTCGCCGCAGGCGTTCAATTCATTGCCTACACCAGCCTGTTACATGCTGATACCTCCCCGCTGGGGCTGCATACTGAACATGTGATTACTGAAAAAGCGCTTGCCGCGTCCGGTATTCCTTACACTCTGCTGCGTAACGGCTGGTATAGCGAAAACTATCTGGCCAGCGCGCCGGCGGCGCTGGAACATGGGGTGTTTATTGGCGCAGCGGGCGACGGTAAAATTGCGGCGGCCACTCGCGCTGACTATGCGGCCGCGGCTGCACGCGTTATTCGCGAAGATGGGCACGCCGGGAACGTTTATGAACTGGCAGGCGATGACGCGTGGACACTAAACGAGTTTGCAGCCCAACTTAGCGTCCAAAGCGGTAAACGTGTGGTTTATCAAAATCTCAGCGAAGCCGATTTTGCCGGCGCGTTAAAAGACGTGGGGCTGCCCGCAGGACTGGCCGACATGCTGGCGGACTCCGATACCGGGGCGTCAAAAGGCGGATTATTTGATGACAGTCATACCCTGAGTAAGCTGATTGGTCGCCCGACGACCTCGCTGGCAGAAAGCATCAACACTATCCTGTAA